The DNA window GCAGCACCCGAACCTCTAGTTCGCGCCCCTTGCGCGTCAACCGGTGCCCGGTCTCGTCGAGGTTCGACGGCGCAGTGGTCATGCTCCTCCGATGCATAGCCAGACGATCGAAATCCTTGCGGATGGTGCGACACGGCAACGCGTGAGAGCAAGAACTGAGCTGAGCACCGTCGCGTCGGTTCTCCCGACGCGATGGAACGAGACATTATAGCACTCGAGCCAACATGGCGACTCCGGCAACGAGATTCGCGCGACACCGGGACGATCGCTCAAGGACTGCCCGTCGCGGTCCCATTGGGCGGCAACTGCATGATGCGGTCGACCTCGCTCGCGCGCGGCATCGCGGCGGCGACGTCGCGAAACGACTGTGTCGTGCTCGCCGCGGCTGTCGCCCATTCGAAATCGTCCTGATCGGCTTGGCGGTGGTTGGTCACCACGCGATATGCCAGCGCCGCCGCGAAGGCGGCTCTGGCACCCGCCGAGTCCTCGAGCATGGCCGCCGGTGGTCGAGGAATGTCGAGATTCACGGTCGCCGAGCGGACGCGGCATTCGAAACCCTCTACCGCGCAGACATTGTGCACGCCGAGCGCGCGCAGCCGCGGCGCGATAACCCCATCGAAATCCGGTTCGACAGCCCGGTCGTCGGGGCCGGAGCTGCGGTAGATGTCGGGCACCAACTCACCCAACTCGCGCCGGGTGCCGATCAGGTAGTCGGTGATGCGCAAGTATTCATAGATGTATTGCGGCGTGTTGACCTTCGGAGTGGGCTGGACCAGTAGTTTCGGCCGGTCGGGCGCGGCGCGGATCATCGCCATCACCCGCTCGATCACCATGGGTGGCGGCTCGAAGGTCAGCAGCACCGCGTCCGAGACGGTAATCGCTGTCTGTACCTCCGGCCGACGCAGATCCTCCTGATTGAGCTTGACCTCGTCGTCTTCCTCGCGACCGATGGTGCATGCCATCCCGCTGGCGGTAATGATGACGGCGGCGACCGGAGTCGTGGTGTAGGGAACCACCTTCACCAGTTCAGTGCCGACATTCTCCCGACGCAGGAATTGGATGATGCGCCGTCCCGCGGCATCGTCGCCGACCGCGGTGATGAAGCGAACCTCGAGGCCGAGGCGGGCCGCGGCGATCGCACGATTGAGTCCCTTGCCGCCCAGGCTCTCCTCGAATCGCCCACGT is part of the Nocardia sp. NBC_00565 genome and encodes:
- a CDS encoding PfkB family carbohydrate kinase; the encoded protein is MVRQDERTVAIRGILMRLCKRSGLSSDRLRTTEIDVSPLLDLLIVQQYAHRSRVSPEEAVLPVVRDMARQLDPTDRLIVDAALSLGLLREKPPTGMDLDRFYASDLGERREYLTEHWHSLHEALWTDRIPPAPTVRSLRAAPERRAFTALAENLAAGSALPSGVIHGGMPTSKPLVLLPNSQQRPGVITVIGDAVIDHTYRVDHMPGPGVSARGRFEESLGGKGLNRAIAAARLGLEVRFITAVGDDAAGRRIIQFLRRENVGTELVKVVPYTTTPVAAVIITASGMACTIGREEDDEVKLNQEDLRRPEVQTAITVSDAVLLTFEPPPMVIERVMAMIRAAPDRPKLLVQPTPKVNTPQYIYEYLRITDYLIGTRRELGELVPDIYRSSGPDDRAVEPDFDGVIAPRLRALGVHNVCAVEGFECRVRSATVNLDIPRPPAAMLEDSAGARAAFAAALAYRVVTNHRQADQDDFEWATAAASTTQSFRDVAAAMPRASEVDRIMQLPPNGTATGSP